The following are encoded in a window of Corythoichthys intestinalis isolate RoL2023-P3 chromosome 8, ASM3026506v1, whole genome shotgun sequence genomic DNA:
- the LOC130920352 gene encoding retinol dehydrogenase 8-like encodes MASGGQKVVLITGCSSGIGLRMAVMLAKDQHKRYHVIATMRDLKRKDKLVEAAGDAYGKTLSLAVLDVCSDESVKQCINGIKDRHVDVLINNAGIGLVGPLESIPIEEMKKVFETNFFGVIRMIKEVMPDMKRRKGGHIIVVSSVMGLQGVVFNDVYAASKFAMEGFCESLAVQLLKFNVTLSMIEPGPVHTEFEAKMIQDVRQKEYPGTDADTVHYFKNVYLPSSVDIFETLGQTPDDIARCTKKVIEASSPRFRNLTNPLYTPIVALKYADETGGLSVHAFYHMLFNLGPLMHISMTAMKYLTCGCLRSRTVSPN; translated from the exons ATGGCGAGCGGCGGGCAAAAAGTGGTGCTGATCACCGGCTGCTCGTCGGGCATTGGCCTGAGGATGGCTGTCATGCTGGCCAAGGACCAACACAAGCGCTACCATG TCATAGCTACGATGCGAGACTTGAAGCGCAAGGACAAACTGGTGGAAGCTGCAGGCGATGCATACGGGAAAACACTGTCTCTGGCCGTACTGGACGTGTGTTCTGATGAATCGGTCAAACAATGTATCAACGGCATCAAAGATCGCCATGTCGACGTCCTCA TCAACAATGCGGGCATTGGTCTGGTGGGCCCACTGGAGAGCATACCCATCGAGGAGATGAAGAAGGTGTTTGAGACCAACTTTTTCGGTGTGATTCGAATGATCAAGGAAGTGATGCCTGATATGAAGCGGCGCAAAGGAGGACACATCATCGTGGTCAGTAGTGTGATGGGCCTCCAAG GAGTGGTCTTTAATGATGTCTACGCTGCATCCAAGTTTGCCATGGAGGGCTTCTGCGAGAGCCTGGCCGTGCAATTGCTAAAGTTCAATGTCAC GTTGTCAATGATTGAGCCTGGCCCAGTTCATACAGAGTTTGAGGCCAAGATGATTCAAGACGTGCGTCAGAAGGAGTACCCGGGAACCGATGCGGACACAGTTCACTACTTCAAGAATGTCTACCTTCCATCTTCTGTGGACATTTTTGAGACACTGGGACAAACGCCGGATGACATAGCCAGA TGCACCAAAAAGGTGATTGAAGCCAGCAGCCCGCGATTCCGCAACCTGACCAACCCCTTGTACACGCCCATCGTGGCCCTCAAGTAcgctgatgagacaggcggcctgTCGGTTCACGCCTTCTACCACATGCTCTTCAATCTGGGCCCGCTCATGCACATCAGCATGACCGCCATGAAGTACCTCACCTGTGGCTGTCTGAGGAGCCGCACTGTGTCGCCAAACTGA
- the fbxl18 gene encoding F-box/LRR-repeat protein 18 isoform X1 has translation MVTTVSGAADTSDVKGTSRLPGRAGEEPVMASVAVGMFDLSDEILLYILRHVPVCDLLTNVASVCQRLQTLCCDKSLLANVCLSEEYMMDDQRVRNTLRQLSNHVQSLSLNGVYWLSSGVVDSVSRCKAVTRLDVSGCRLTALRLSRLLASLPLLRSLAFDVQLGFDATKLSGEAVDRLSRLAELRQTLLTPSYGVVPCCAQLRKLMLQFDISDVTREGIGVSCHLMVGQSSVPHYEQLEEFSARLAPGEVNQTLLLLYLAVFSVHVPKRLRVFLVSIPGPNPAHWPAAPSLAQSLGLRGDLEALQLPRSWLDPSSLKRALEGNSPRHLSFSRCPALWPQVFLSLLDGGVRDASRLLSLNLSGINLVPYSECRGTEDQLLPANMSRLASSCVSLRHLNLMHTHYHHEHDNNLPPPAPHLCASLAQLKHLRSLTLPACALSDGIQSHHSTTQNSSLLLLHGLKKLPRVGVQNYRVGSATETQGETTLGISQLATGCLYLETLELIGPGFVSALPRLEPCARASVEPRGMCAWARGVGDAHLAALGGLPRLRRLTLAGLPGVLRGTGLAHLVTQCKDLQVLSLANLGTLKIMNYNASLLEVLRNCSQLQELRLEQPYLNANSSFFDALSCCSRLQRFCLISRNGSFEATVVESFVERCSRLVMCHMFTGGTLIACRNLQKTLLDRFSPERPGLSAVIYPIQHEDLPSIIRDIPLTLLDGTTLFQSHVAQPPRLSPW, from the exons ATGGTGACCACGGTGAGCGGCGCCGCTGACACTTCAGACGTAAAAGGAACGTCACGTTTGCCAG GCCGGGCTGGGGAGGAACCCGTGATGGCGTCGGTGGCGGTGGGCATGTTCGACCTGTCTGACGAAATCCTTCTCTACATCCTGCGTcacgtgcctgtgtgtgacctgctcaccaacgtagcatcggtcTGCCAGCGGTTGCAAACGCTCTGCTGTGACAAGAGCCTGTTGGCCAATGTATGCCTGTCTGAGGAATACATG ATGGACGATCAGAGGGTCCGCAACACACTGCGGCAGCTGTCCAATCATGTGCAGTCCCTAAGCCTCAACGGCGTCTACTGGCTGAGCAGCGGCGTGGTAGACTCGGTGAGCCGCTGCAAGGCGGTGACGCGTCTTGATGTGAGTGGATGCCGGCTGACGGCGCTGCGCCTCTCTCGCCTTCTGGCCTCGCTGCCTCTGCTGCGCTCGCTGGCCTTTGACGTACAGTTGGGTTTCGACGCTACCAAGCTTTCGGGAGAAGCAGTGGACCGACTCAGTCGTCTGGCAGAACTGCGGCAGACGCTGTTGACGCCCAGCTATGGCGTGGTGCCCTGCTGCGCCCAGCTACGCAA GTTGATGCTGCAGTTCGACATCTCTGATGTGACCAGGGAGGGCATCGGTGTCAGCTGCCACCTTATGGTGGGTCAGAGCAGCGTGCCGCACTATGAGCAGCTGGAAGAGTTCAGCGCCAGACTAGCCCCTGGAGAG GTGAACCAGACGTTGCTGCTACTGTACTTGGCTGTGTTTAGCGTTCACGTTCCAAAGCGCCTCCGTGTTTTTCTGGTGTCCATCCCCGGCCCCAACCCGGCCCACTGGCCTGCCGCACCCTCGTTGGCCCAAAGCCTGGGCCTCCGCGGCGATTTGGAGGCCTTGCAGTTGCCTCGCTCTTGGCTGGACCCTTCATCACTAAAGCGCGCATTGGAGGGCAATAGCCCCAGGCACCTGAGCTTCAGCCGCTGTCCTGCCCTGTGGCCGCAG GTTTTCTTGTCCCTGTTGGACGGCGGCGTACGAGACGCCTCGCGTCTACTGAGCCTCAACTTGAGCGGCATCAATCTCGTGCCATACTCAGAGTGCCGCGGTACTGAAGACCAGCTGCTCCCCGCCAACATGAGCCGACTGGCTTCCAGCTGCGTCAGCCTACGACACTTGAACTTGATGCACACGCACTACCATCACGAGCACGATAACAACCTTCCGCCACCTGCTCCCCATCTGTGTGCCAGCCTTGCTCAACTTAAGCACCTTCGTTCACTCACCCTACCTGCATGTGCCCTTTCGGACGGCATCCAGTCACATCATAGCACCACACAGAACTCGTCCCTTTTACTCCTACATGGCTTGAAGAAGCTCCCTCGAGTGGGCGTCCAAAACTACAGAGTCGGCTCGGCCACTGAGACCCAAG GGGAAACCACCTTGGGAATCAGCCAGCTAGCCACTGGTTGCCTCTACCTGGAGACCTTGGAGCTCATTGGGCCTGGCTTCGTCTCTGCTTTGCCCCGTCTGGAGCCATGCGCCCGAGCTAGCGTGGAGCCTCGCGGCATGTGCGCATGGGCCAGAGGGGTCGGGGATGCTCACCTGGCAGCCCTTGGAGGGTTACCACGGTTGCGCCGCCTGACACTTGCTGGCCTGCCTGGTGTCCTGAGGGGCACAGGTCTGGCCCACCTAGTGACACAGTGCAAAGACCTGCAGGTTTTGTCACTCGCCAACCTTGGCACTCTGAAAATCATGAACTATAACGCCTCCCTGCTGGAGGTGCTTAGAAACTGCTCGCAGCTTCAAGAACTCAG GTTAGAACAGCCCTACTTGAATGCCAACTCGTCCTTCTTCGATGCCCTCTCCTGCTGCTCCCGCCTTCAACGCTTCTGCCTCATTTCGCGCAACGGCTCCTTCGAGGCGACGGTGGTTGAGTCGTTTGTGGAGCGCTGCAGCCGTCTTGTCATGTGCCACATGTTCACTGGTGGCACATTGATAGCATGCCGGAACCTGCAGAAAACTTTACTTGACAG GTTTTCCCCAGAGCGTCCAGGCCTCTCTGCGGTCATTTACCCGATACAACATGAAGACCTGCCTTCCATCATCAGAGACATCCCACTCACTCTTCTGGACGGCACGACGTTATTCCAGAGTCACGTGGCACAACCACCACGCTTGTCACCATGGTGA
- the fbxl18 gene encoding F-box/LRR-repeat protein 18 isoform X2, with amino-acid sequence MASVAVGMFDLSDEILLYILRHVPVCDLLTNVASVCQRLQTLCCDKSLLANVCLSEEYMMDDQRVRNTLRQLSNHVQSLSLNGVYWLSSGVVDSVSRCKAVTRLDVSGCRLTALRLSRLLASLPLLRSLAFDVQLGFDATKLSGEAVDRLSRLAELRQTLLTPSYGVVPCCAQLRKLMLQFDISDVTREGIGVSCHLMVGQSSVPHYEQLEEFSARLAPGEVNQTLLLLYLAVFSVHVPKRLRVFLVSIPGPNPAHWPAAPSLAQSLGLRGDLEALQLPRSWLDPSSLKRALEGNSPRHLSFSRCPALWPQVFLSLLDGGVRDASRLLSLNLSGINLVPYSECRGTEDQLLPANMSRLASSCVSLRHLNLMHTHYHHEHDNNLPPPAPHLCASLAQLKHLRSLTLPACALSDGIQSHHSTTQNSSLLLLHGLKKLPRVGVQNYRVGSATETQGETTLGISQLATGCLYLETLELIGPGFVSALPRLEPCARASVEPRGMCAWARGVGDAHLAALGGLPRLRRLTLAGLPGVLRGTGLAHLVTQCKDLQVLSLANLGTLKIMNYNASLLEVLRNCSQLQELRLEQPYLNANSSFFDALSCCSRLQRFCLISRNGSFEATVVESFVERCSRLVMCHMFTGGTLIACRNLQKTLLDRFSPERPGLSAVIYPIQHEDLPSIIRDIPLTLLDGTTLFQSHVAQPPRLSPW; translated from the exons ATGGCGTCGGTGGCGGTGGGCATGTTCGACCTGTCTGACGAAATCCTTCTCTACATCCTGCGTcacgtgcctgtgtgtgacctgctcaccaacgtagcatcggtcTGCCAGCGGTTGCAAACGCTCTGCTGTGACAAGAGCCTGTTGGCCAATGTATGCCTGTCTGAGGAATACATG ATGGACGATCAGAGGGTCCGCAACACACTGCGGCAGCTGTCCAATCATGTGCAGTCCCTAAGCCTCAACGGCGTCTACTGGCTGAGCAGCGGCGTGGTAGACTCGGTGAGCCGCTGCAAGGCGGTGACGCGTCTTGATGTGAGTGGATGCCGGCTGACGGCGCTGCGCCTCTCTCGCCTTCTGGCCTCGCTGCCTCTGCTGCGCTCGCTGGCCTTTGACGTACAGTTGGGTTTCGACGCTACCAAGCTTTCGGGAGAAGCAGTGGACCGACTCAGTCGTCTGGCAGAACTGCGGCAGACGCTGTTGACGCCCAGCTATGGCGTGGTGCCCTGCTGCGCCCAGCTACGCAA GTTGATGCTGCAGTTCGACATCTCTGATGTGACCAGGGAGGGCATCGGTGTCAGCTGCCACCTTATGGTGGGTCAGAGCAGCGTGCCGCACTATGAGCAGCTGGAAGAGTTCAGCGCCAGACTAGCCCCTGGAGAG GTGAACCAGACGTTGCTGCTACTGTACTTGGCTGTGTTTAGCGTTCACGTTCCAAAGCGCCTCCGTGTTTTTCTGGTGTCCATCCCCGGCCCCAACCCGGCCCACTGGCCTGCCGCACCCTCGTTGGCCCAAAGCCTGGGCCTCCGCGGCGATTTGGAGGCCTTGCAGTTGCCTCGCTCTTGGCTGGACCCTTCATCACTAAAGCGCGCATTGGAGGGCAATAGCCCCAGGCACCTGAGCTTCAGCCGCTGTCCTGCCCTGTGGCCGCAG GTTTTCTTGTCCCTGTTGGACGGCGGCGTACGAGACGCCTCGCGTCTACTGAGCCTCAACTTGAGCGGCATCAATCTCGTGCCATACTCAGAGTGCCGCGGTACTGAAGACCAGCTGCTCCCCGCCAACATGAGCCGACTGGCTTCCAGCTGCGTCAGCCTACGACACTTGAACTTGATGCACACGCACTACCATCACGAGCACGATAACAACCTTCCGCCACCTGCTCCCCATCTGTGTGCCAGCCTTGCTCAACTTAAGCACCTTCGTTCACTCACCCTACCTGCATGTGCCCTTTCGGACGGCATCCAGTCACATCATAGCACCACACAGAACTCGTCCCTTTTACTCCTACATGGCTTGAAGAAGCTCCCTCGAGTGGGCGTCCAAAACTACAGAGTCGGCTCGGCCACTGAGACCCAAG GGGAAACCACCTTGGGAATCAGCCAGCTAGCCACTGGTTGCCTCTACCTGGAGACCTTGGAGCTCATTGGGCCTGGCTTCGTCTCTGCTTTGCCCCGTCTGGAGCCATGCGCCCGAGCTAGCGTGGAGCCTCGCGGCATGTGCGCATGGGCCAGAGGGGTCGGGGATGCTCACCTGGCAGCCCTTGGAGGGTTACCACGGTTGCGCCGCCTGACACTTGCTGGCCTGCCTGGTGTCCTGAGGGGCACAGGTCTGGCCCACCTAGTGACACAGTGCAAAGACCTGCAGGTTTTGTCACTCGCCAACCTTGGCACTCTGAAAATCATGAACTATAACGCCTCCCTGCTGGAGGTGCTTAGAAACTGCTCGCAGCTTCAAGAACTCAG GTTAGAACAGCCCTACTTGAATGCCAACTCGTCCTTCTTCGATGCCCTCTCCTGCTGCTCCCGCCTTCAACGCTTCTGCCTCATTTCGCGCAACGGCTCCTTCGAGGCGACGGTGGTTGAGTCGTTTGTGGAGCGCTGCAGCCGTCTTGTCATGTGCCACATGTTCACTGGTGGCACATTGATAGCATGCCGGAACCTGCAGAAAACTTTACTTGACAG GTTTTCCCCAGAGCGTCCAGGCCTCTCTGCGGTCATTTACCCGATACAACATGAAGACCTGCCTTCCATCATCAGAGACATCCCACTCACTCTTCTGGACGGCACGACGTTATTCCAGAGTCACGTGGCACAACCACCACGCTTGTCACCATGGTGA